From the genome of Argentina anserina chromosome 4, drPotAnse1.1, whole genome shotgun sequence, one region includes:
- the LOC126792781 gene encoding HVA22-like protein c translates to MGRSTGSGNNFLQVVANNFDVLALPLVTLVFPLYASIRAIETKSRTDDQQWLTYWVLYSLITLFEITFAKVLECFPIWPYGKLIVTCWLVLPQFNGAAYVYRRFIRPFYTNPQIMTNGQQIWYFPRSKDKKNIFSKPDDVLTAAEKYMEEHGTEAFQRLITKTDREARGRRSNNYMIFDDDYMY, encoded by the exons ATGGGTCGTTCTACAGGCTCTGGGAATAACTTTCTCCAAGTTGTGGCCAACAACTTCGATGTTCTTGCTTT ACCTCTCGTCACTCTAGTCTTCCCCTT ATATGCTTCGATTAGGGCGATAGAGACCAAGTCTCGTACTGATGATCAGCAATGGCTTACCTACTGGGTTTTATATTCTCTCATAACACTCTTCGAGATCACCTTCGCCAAAGTCCTTGAATG CTTTCCTATTTGGCCATATGGCAAGTTGATCGTGACTTGTTGGTTGGTGCTGCCACAGTTCAATGGGGCAGCATATGTTTATCGCCGGTTCATCCGACCATTCTACACGAACCCACAGATCATGACCAATGGCCAGCAGATCTGGTATTTCCCGAGAAGCAAGGATAAGAAGAACATCTTCAGCAAACCAGATGATGTTTTAACTGCCGCTGAGAAATACATGGAAGAACATGGCACTGAAGCTTTCCAGAGGCTTATAACCAAG ACCGACAGAGAAGCAAGAGGCAGGAGGAGCAACAATTACATGatctttgatgatgattacatgtactaa
- the LOC126792760 gene encoding PH, RCC1 and FYVE domains-containing protein 1, whose protein sequence is MASPQSIGPANKDIDQAIAALKKGATLLKYGRRGKPKFCPFRLSNDEALLIWYSGKDEKHIRLSHVSTIIPGQRTAIFQRYPRPEKEYQSFSLLYNDRSLDLICKDKDEAEVWFVGLKALINQGSYRNFRSESRSDNSKSTNTPLAHTRRSSPSIAPFICDAAGDAEAVSLETARSNRLGRAFADIISYTDATKTHADSASVSSLSPASVDNSNGRSSTSEAFRISLSSAVSSSSQGSYPDDFDALGDVFIWGEGINGGTLGGNADRTGSSVAYRMDALLPKALESTMVIDAQGIACGSRHIVLVTRQGETFSWGEESGGRLGHGVEADVSHPKLIGNLSGRNVELVACGEYHTCAVTFSGELYTWGDGTNNFGLLGHGSEVSHWMPKKVSGHMEGIHVSYISCGLWHTATVSSDGRLFTFGDGSFGALGHGDHSSTSTPREVETLRGMRTARVACGAWHTAAVVDILNDSSRPEDSGNSTSGKLYTWGDGDKGLLGHGDETSRLAPECVATLIDKNFCQVACGHSLTVSLTTSGQVYTMGSTAYGQLGSPSANGKVPTLVEGKIADRLVEEIACGSCHVAVLTSKAEVYTWGRGSNGQLGHGDSDNRRTPTLVEYIKDKQVKSVVCGSNITAVICLHKWASGADHSVCSSCHNPFGFRRKRHNCYNCGLVFCKACSSKKILKAALAPNTNKPYRVCDDCYTKIKKVAEASSGGQNPKTRSGQLQHKSGEMTDKETLIPKLRATLSRISSFGSGASQTESKIPKPERRPEARDSRVFPMLNGNVQLGSFTLSKTSLDGHPGKFMSASMPTSRRSSLFASPVSVKLNSDQSSEDVLEDPKLVNASLNQEIINLKSQVEDLTSKSQRLEAELQKTLKKLNEVSAVATDEAEKSKSSKAVIKSLTAQVKQLKEMAERMPEGHAASCISGSSACAITGSSLTNITSPQMESSGNSMDRLLANGTKSQSGKSERVIQDEPGVYITLCSLPGGGNELRRVRFSRRHFTEETAERWWADNGAKLCEVHNIQGAE, encoded by the exons ATGGCTAGTCCTCAGAGCATTGGTCCGGCCAACAAGGATATTGACCAG GCCATAGCAGCACTTAAGAAAGGTGCGACTTTGTTAAAATATGGGCGCAGAGGGAAGCCGAAATTCTGCCCGTTCCGGCTTTCTAAT gATGAGGCTTTGCTGATATGGTACTCTGGAAAAGATGAGAAGCACATTAGACTTAGTCATGTATCCACGATTATTCCTGGACAGCGTACT GCTATATTTCAGCGGTATCCACGACCTGAAAAGGAGTACCAATCATTTTCACTTCTTTACAATGATCGGTCCTTAGACTTG ATATGTAAAGACAAGGATGAGGCTGAAGTCTGGTTTGTTGGTCTTAAGGCATTAATTAATCAAGGTTCCTATCGGAATTTTAGAAGTGAGTCAAGATCTGACAACagcaaatcaacaaatacCCCTCTTGCTCATACTCGAAGAAGTTCTCCATCAATTGCACCATTTATCTGT GATGCTGCAGGAGATGCTGAGGCAGTTTCGTTGGAGACTGCCCGATCGAATAGATTAGGAAGGGCATTTGCTGACATAATATCATATACTGATGCTACCAAGACTCACGCCGATTCAGCTTCTGTTTCCTCATTATCACCTGCATCTGTAGATAATTCAAATGGTCGGAGTTCCACATCTGAAGCATTTCGAATTAGTTTATCTAGTGCTGTAAGCTCATCAAGTCAAGGTTCTTATCCGGATGACTTTGATGCTTTAGGAGATGTTTTTATCTGGGGTGAAGGTATTAATGGGGGAACACTAGGAGGCAATGCAGATAGAACAGGGAGTTCGGTTGCTTACAGGATGGATGCTCTCCTGCCTAAGGCATTGGAATCAACAATGGTCATAGATGCTCAAGGAATCGCTTGTGGTTCTAGGCATATAGTATTGGTCACCAGGCAAGGGGAAACTTTCAGTTGGGGAGAGGAGTCAGGAGGCAGGCTGGGTCATGGTGTAGAAGCAGATGTTTCCCACCCTAAGCTCATTGGCAATCTTAGTGGCAGGAATGTTGAATTAGTGGCTTGTGGGGAGTATCACACCTGTGCTGTTACATTTTCTGGAGAGCTCTATACATGGGGTGATGGCACTAATAATTTCGGTCTGCTTGGACATGGAAGTGAAGTCAGTCACTGGATGCCCAAAAAAGTAAGTGGTCATATGGAAGGTATACACGTTTCTTATATCTCTTGCGGACTGTGGCATACAGCTACTGTCAGCTCAGATGGTCGGCTGTTTACATTTGGGGATGGATCTTTTGGTGCTTTAGGCCATGGAGATCATAGTAGCACAAGTACTCCACGTGAGGTGGAAACTTTGAGAGGGATGAGAACAGCAAGGGTTGCTTGTGGCGCGTGGCACACTGCTGCAGTTGTTGATATATTAAACGACTCATCTAGGCCTGAGGATTCTGGTAATTCAACTTCTGGAAAGCTGTATACCTGGGGGGATGGAGATAAAGGCCTACTTGGACATGGCGATGAAACTTCTAGACTAGCTCCTGAATGTGTAGCGACGTTGATTGATAAAAATTTCTGTCAAGTAGCATGTGGACATAGTCTCACAGTTTCCCTTACAACCTCAGGTCAAGTATATACAATGGGAAGCACTGCTTATGGACAGCTTGGTAGTCCTTCAGCTAATGGAAAAGTTCCCACTCTTGTTGAAGGTAAAATTGCAGATAGGTTGGTTGAAGAAATCGCATGTGGTTCTTGTCATGTGGCAGTTTTGACTTCCAAGGCAGAGGTATATACTTGGGGAAGGGGTTCAAATGGCCAATTAGGACATGGAGACAGTGATAACAGAAGGACACCTACTCTGGTTGAATACATAAAGGATAAACAAGTAAAGAGTGTAGTATGTGGTTCAAATATCACTGCAGTCATTTGTCTTCATAAATGGGCATCTGGGGCTGACCATTCCGTGTGCTCTAGTTGTCATAATCCCTTTGGCTTCAGAAGAAAGCGCCATAACTGTTATAATTGTGGGTTAGTTTTCTGTAAAGCATGCAGCAGCAAGAAAATTCTGAAAGCTGCCTTGGCTCCAAATACAAACAAGCCCTATCGGGTGTGTGATGATTGTTACACTAAAATAAAGAAAGTTGCAGAAGCTAGCTCTGGTGGACAGAATCCCAAAACTAGAAGTGGACAATTACAACATAAATCTGGTGAGATGACAGACAAAGAGACTCTAATCCCTAAGTTACGGGCAACACTGTCCAGAATTTCATCTTTTGGCTCAGGCGCCAGCCAAACTGAAAGCAAGATTCCCAAGCCTGAACGAAGACCAGAAGCACGCGATAGTCGTGTCTTTCCTATGCTAAATGGAAATGTGCAGTTAGGATCATTTACTTTGTCAAAAACTTCCCTTGATGGACATCCAGGAAAGTTCATGTCAGCTTCCATGCCTACTTCCAGAAGGTCTTCTCTGTTTGCATCTCCTGTTTCAGTAAAGTTAAACTCCGATCAATCTTCTGAAGACGTCCTTGAGGACCCAAAGTTAGTAAATGCGAGTTTGAACCAAGAAATTATCAATTTAAAGTCACAG GTAGAAGACCTTACTAGCAAATCCCAACGACTTGAAGCTGAACTTCAAAAAACATTGAAGAAATTAAATGAGGTCTCTGCAGTAGCTACTGATGAAGCTGAAAAATCCAAATCCTCGAAGGCAGTTATCAAGTCTCTAACTGCTCAG GTGAAACAGTTGAAGGAGATGGCTGAAAGAATGCCAGAAGGACATGCTGCAAGTTGCATTTCAGGTTCCAGTGCTTGTGCCATAACTGGTAGTTCTCTGACAAATATAACTAGTCCTCAAATGGAGTCCAGTGGCAATTCAATGGACCGGCTCCTAGCTAATGGAACTAAATCACAGAGTGGAAAGTCTGAGCGAGTTATACAAGATGAACCTGGTGTGTATATAACTTTATGCTCCTTGCCAGGCGGTGGTAATGAACTGAGACGTGTTCGCTTCAG TCGGAGACATTTCACTGAAGAAACAGCAGAGAGATGGTGGGCTGATAATGGGGCGAAGTTGTGTGAGGTGCACAATATACAAGGTGCTGAGTAG
- the LOC126792458 gene encoding LOW QUALITY PROTEIN: pentatricopeptide repeat-containing protein At1g26900, mitochondrial (The sequence of the model RefSeq protein was modified relative to this genomic sequence to represent the inferred CDS: inserted 8 bases in 7 codons; deleted 3 bases in 3 codons; substituted 3 bases at 3 genomic stop codons), whose product HATQHRVIVXFKQMCRASFGACVTTVVHQLSAICDLRSYLGEECHGYCXLHVVTAFIDVYANNGENELVRRIVDGVAEKNVVLWNCXNCYNVEEELVLDAVLGTAXLIVCXIPRQCRGFLDKANVIFESMENRDVKXTMMIYGEAEHALRLFYRMEREGCQPYEVTFRGSEGVPRFEMTVCKYSFVPKVEHYGCVIDLLXRAGLLEEAHTLMLIESLPLKSDTTAWRALLSACRVYFMLLLGKLYXVLEELNDDHPTNAMRSSRTYAIAERLHDNTNLQETVXGEMVSEENQINKGSXSTIELDS is encoded by the exons CATGCCACGCAGCATCGTGTGATTG GATTTAAACAAATGTGCAGAGCTAGTTTTGGAGCCTGTGTAACCACCGTTGTACATCAATTATCAGCCATTTGTGACCTGAGGAGTTACCTTGGAGAAGAGTGTCATGGCTACT ATTTGCATGTGGTTACTGCTTTCATTGATGTGTACGCAAATAATGGAGAAAATGAATTGGTGCGTCGAATT GTCGATGGAGTTGCTGAGAAGAATGTTGTTTTGTGGAATT GGAACTGTTATAATGTGGAGGAAGAATTGGTTTTGGATGCGGTCCTGGGAACAGCCTAGTTGATA GTGTGCTAAATACCGCGGCAATGCCGTGGTTTTCTAGACAAGGCTAATGTCATTTTCGAAAGCATGGAAAACAGGGATGTGA CTACCATGATGATTTATGGGGAGGCAGAGCATGCTTTGAGGCTCTTCTACAGGATGGAAAGAGAGGGCTGCCAACCTTACGAAGTCACTTTTCGTGGCAGT GAGGGAGTTCCGCGCTTTGAAATGACGGTTTGCAAGTATAGCTTTGTCCCGAAGGTTGAACACTACGGTTGTGTGATCGATCTTCT GCGTGCAGGATTGTTGGAGGAAGCGCACACACTGATG CTGATAGAAAGCTTGCCCCTTAAGAGTGATACTACTGCGTGGCGTGCATTGCTTTCGGCTTGCAGGGTCTATTTTATGTTGCTATTGGGAAAGTTGTACTGAGTGCTAGAGGAACTAAACGATGACCATCCCACGAACGCAATGCGATCATCAAGGACTTATGCCATTGCTGAAAGGTTGCACGATAATACAAACTTACAGGAAACGG GAGGCGAGATGGTGAGCGAAGAAAACCAGATAAATAAAGGAA CCAGCACAATTGAGTTGGACAGTTAA
- the LOC126792776 gene encoding protein GAMETE CELL DEFECTIVE 1, mitochondrial has protein sequence MQSLVKLATKTTLIDSLIKTQLIPTVNFKSFSTKPSAPNRNPKKSDDEWNDAWETAWLPHDPPSENDRAPWETDENLSPSAAAPEVVIASDADPETKAFVEDMNANWDERRKPKEEKKKQQSGSGELYSLENIKKDYRLKKQRIHAGLWMKEIEKQQEAKLADCGGDDIERLLDSCNDIFDATNDDLENAKAPSGDDFKNKPDGWETTSKAQEGSVWEMTQREEDILLQEFERRIAYNKFQIASFIKTHIFSRRRPIDGWKYMIEELGPNARKGKGAVSRLPNLSDASTQPFKEERTPISSNLTSYKNR, from the exons ATGCAGAGCCTTGTGAAATTAGCAACGAAGACTACTCTAATAGACTCTCTGATCAAAACCCAACTCATCCCCACCGTCAATTTCAAATCTTTCTCCACCAAACCCTCCGCCCCCAATCGGAACCCTAAGAAATCCGACGACGAGTGGAACGACGCGTGGGAGACGGCGTGGCTCCCGCATGATCCACCCTCCGAGAACGACAGAGCTCCATGGGAGACAGACGAGAATCTCTCGCCGTCCGCGGCGGCGCCGGAGGTCGTGATCGCGTCCGACGCCGACCCGGAGACGAAGGCGTTTGTGGAGGACATGAATGCGAACTGGGACGAGAGAAGGAAACctaaagaggagaagaagaagcagcagaGCGGGAGTGGTGAGCTTTATAGCTTGGAGAATATAAAGAAGGACTATAGGTTGAAGAAGCAGAGAATTCACGCCGGGCTTTGGATGAAGGAGATTGAGAAGCAGCAGGAGGCTAAGTTAGCTGATTGCGGCGGCGACGATATTGAACGGTTGCTTGATAGCTGCAATGA TATTTTTGATGCTACGAACGATGATTTGGAAAATGCGAAGGCGCCGAGTGGGGATGATTTCAAGAACAAGCCGGATGGTTGGGAGACGACATCCAAGGCTCAAGAGGGGAGTGTGTGGGAGATGACACAGAGGGAAGAGGATATTCTGCTCCAAGAGTTTGAGCGTCGAATTGCGTATAACAAGTTTCAG ATTGCTAGTTTTATCAAGACTCACATATTTAGTCGAAGGAGACCAATTGATGGGTGGAAATACATGATAGAGGAACTGGGGCCAAATGCTAGGAAAGGCAAAGGTGCTGTTTCAAGGTTACCAAATCTATCAGATGCATCAACCCAACCCTTCAAGGAGGAAAGGACTCCAATTAGCAGCAATCTTACCTCTTACAAGAATAGGTAG
- the LOC126792782 gene encoding uncharacterized protein LOC126792782 gives MAMVETQSSKRQRDEAQETQMLEEPNKRQHKSYNHILSLLEEEEEVPAQDLNFLITTFQQELSSDDSLSNTDQLGSITTVDASEGYNSSSSGSSSPSSSSALFLKEGDEQERESSVEMVMRHLLEASDDELGIPQREVGSGYEDAEEAVFSSGDNWLSLCDGLWELEDEAANYYALVQSELFM, from the coding sequence ATGGCCATGGTTGAGACACAATCCTCAAAGCGCCAAAGAGATGAGGCACAAGAAACCCAGATGTTAGAGGAACCCAATAAGCGCCAACACAAGTCCTACAACCACATACTCTCTCttcttgaagaagaagaagaggtgcCCGCCCAGGACTTGAACTTTCTCATTACAACTTTCCAGCAGGAGCTCTCGTCTGATGATTCTCTTTCGAATACGGACCAGCTCGGTAGCATAACCACAGTAGATGCCTCGGAAGGGTACAACTCCTCTTCCTCcggctcttcttctccttcttcctcctcGGCACTGTTCTTGAAAGAAGGTGACGAGCAGGAGCGGGAGAGTAGCGTCGAGATGGTTATGAGACACCTTCTAGAAGCTTCCGACGACGAGCTAGGGATTCCCCAGCGGGAGGTTGGAAGTGGGTATGAGGATGCGGAGGAGGCAGTGTTTAGTTCTGGGGATAATTGGCTTTCTCTTTGTGATGGGTTGTGGGAGCTTGAAGATGAAGCTGCCAACTACTATGCCCTGGTGCAATCTGAACTGTTCATGTAG